The proteins below are encoded in one region of Corvus hawaiiensis isolate bCorHaw1 chromosome 3, bCorHaw1.pri.cur, whole genome shotgun sequence:
- the TENT5A gene encoding terminal nucleotidyltransferase 5A: MADDEKAGGSSAGGGESAHCNVLSWEQVQRLDRILSETIPIHGRGNFPTLAMQPRQIVKVVRSRLEEKGIGLRDVRLNGSAASHVLHQDSGLGYKDLDLIFCADLKGEAEFQTVKDVVLDCLLDFLPEGVNKEKITPLTLKEAYVQKMVKVCNDSDRWSLISLSNNSGKNVELKFVDSLRRQFEFSVDSFQIKLDSLLLFYECSENPMTETFHPTIIGESVYGDFQEAFDHLCNKIIATRNPEEIRGGGLLKYCNLLVRGFRAASESEIKSLQRYMCSRFFIDFSDIGEQQRKLESYLQNHFVGLEDRKYDYLMTLHGVVNESTVCLMGHERRQTLNLITMLAIRVLAEQNIIPNVANVTCYYQPAPYVADANFSNYYIAQVQTVFPCQQHTYSTWLPCN, translated from the exons ATGGCAGACGATGAGAAGGCCGGCGGGAGTTCCGCGGGTGGCGGCGAGAGCGCGCACTGCAACGTGCTGAGCTGGGAGCAAGTGCAGCGTCTAGACCGCATCCTCAGCGAAACCATTCCCATCCACGGCCGCGGTAACTTCCCCACGCTGGCCATGCAGCCCCGCCAGATCGTCAAGGTGGTGCGGAGCCGGCTGGAAGAGAAGGGCATCGGCCTGCGGGACGTGCGGCTGAACGGCTCGGCCGCCAGCCACGTCCTCCACCAGGACAGCGGCCTGGGTTACAAGGACTTGGACCTCATCTTCTGCGCAGACCTCAAAGGAGAAGCCGAATTTCAGACTGTGAAGGACGTGGTCTTGGACTGCCTCTTGGATTTCTTACCCGAGGGGGTGAATAAGGAGAAGATCACGCCTCTCACCCTCAAG GAGGCTTATGTGCAGAAAATGGTAAAAGTATGCAATGATTCAGACCGATGGAGTCTTATCTCCCTGTCTAACAACAGTGGCAAAAATGTGGAGCTGAAATTTGTGGACTCTCTGAGGCGGCAGTTTGAATTCAGTGTCGATTCCTTTCAAATCAAGCTGGActccctgctgcttttttatGAGTGCTCAGAGAATCCGATGACTGAAACTTTTCACCCAACTATCATTGGTGAGAGCGTTTATGGGGATTTCCAGGAAGCCTTTGATCACCTCTGCAACAAGATAATTGCCACCAGAAACCCAGAAGAAATCAGAGGAGGTGGTCTTCTGAAGTACTGCAACCTTTTGGTAAGGGGCTTTAGGGCAGCCTCTGAATCTGAGATTAAATCCCTGCAGAGATACATGTGTTCGAGGTTTTTCATTGACTTCTCAGACATTGGCgaacagcagagaaagctggagTCCTACTTGCAGAACCACTTTGTGGGATTAGAAGACCGCAAGTATGACTATCTCATGACCCTTCATGGTGTGGTGAATGAGAGCACAGTGTGCCTGATGGGGCATGAGAGGAGACAGACTCTGAATCTGATCACCATGCTGGCCATCCGAGTCCTAGCCGAGCAAAATATCATCCCCAATGTGGCCAATGTCACCTGTTATTACCAGCCAGCCCCATACGTAGCAGATGCCAACTTCAGCAATTACTACATTGCCCAGGTTCAGACGGTGTTCCCTTGCCAGCAGCACACATACTCTACTTGGCTGCCCTGTAATTAA